In Paraburkholderia youngii, the genomic stretch CGGTCGCGATGCACCTGCGGCGCGAACATCTCGGTCAGCGACGAGCACACCGCTTCCTGCCACGGCGCACGGCGCGCGAAATTCACATAGGCATCGACGGCGAAGCGCACGCCCGGCGTCACGTGTTCGAGCGACCACAATTCGTCGCGCGTGAGGCCGACCGCGTCCGCAAGACGCGCCCAGGTTTCGATGCCGCCTTCCGCGCCTTCGTAGCCGTCGTGATCGAGAATGCGCAGCACCCAGCGGCGGCGCGTCGCGCGGTCCGGACAGTTCGACAGAATGGCCGCATCCTTGAGCGGAATGTTGATCTGATAGTAGAAGCGGTTCGCGACCCAGCCGCGAATCTGCTCGAGCGAGCAGCCGCCGCTATTCATCTTCACGTTGAACGGATGGTGGATGTGATAGGCGGTGCCCTTCGCGCGCAACTGCGCTTCGAATTCCTCACGGCTCCAGGCGGGCCGGTCGATGAGCTGGGTTCCCGCCGCACTTGCATCGCGTGTCGGTATCGTGTCCTGAATGTCTTTCGCGTTCATGCCGTCCGT encodes the following:
- the pqqC gene encoding pyrroloquinoline-quinone synthase PqqC, which codes for MNAKDIQDTIPTRDASAAGTQLIDRPAWSREEFEAQLRAKGTAYHIHHPFNVKMNSGGCSLEQIRGWVANRFYYQINIPLKDAAILSNCPDRATRRRWVLRILDHDGYEGAEGGIETWARLADAVGLTRDELWSLEHVTPGVRFAVDAYVNFARRAPWQEAVCSSLTEMFAPQVHRDRLASWPEHYPWIEPEGLAYFRSRISLAQRDVQHGLEVTLAHFTRRDQQERALEILQFKLDILWTMLDSIEKAFPQ